A portion of the uncultured Bacteroides sp. genome contains these proteins:
- a CDS encoding RagB/SusD family nutrient uptake outer membrane protein, producing MRKILYTICGVLAGIGLYSCSLDEPSYGKTTSNSYYQKESDIEEALTGAYLQLRTTWNEYALNHYFIGDCTTDDALKGGGGDGDRAEVRDLSDFTVYTTNGEVGRRWEILYRLINRCNDVIYYAPNAVGDKDKLARYANEAKALRAFGYYCLVTTFGEVPLVTVPMQPTEILKVSRASIEDVYNLIIADLTDASALPAKNAYGADDAYRVTRGFAKTMLAKTYMFRNDFTSAEKVLHEIVEVDKDYTLLSDYGMNWRTEYENSTESVFEIANKVYDKTIATGTNVPHFFTSRRVSGYQGYGFHVPTQDLYDAFDVDDPRITYVFTQTGDRYKGDTDEQDNTESSSGYQDYKMTVPTVEKQGFDVWMISYNIRLIRYSDVLLMYAETLNENGKSGLALPYLNEVRGRARNTAATDPRRDKQKYVPATTANSLLNITETNQDALRTIIWHERRCELAMEGWRRDDLMRQKRFGTVMRAYASKYSTSKGANFNDERDYLLPIPQGERDKSNDILSQNPGY from the coding sequence ATGAGAAAGATATTATATACAATTTGCGGCGTTCTTGCCGGAATAGGATTATATAGCTGCTCTTTGGATGAACCGAGCTACGGTAAAACAACCAGCAACAGTTATTATCAAAAAGAAAGTGATATAGAAGAGGCTTTGACAGGAGCTTATCTGCAACTACGCACTACCTGGAACGAATATGCGCTGAATCATTATTTCATCGGCGATTGTACTACGGATGACGCACTAAAAGGAGGCGGCGGTGATGGGGACCGTGCTGAAGTTCGTGACCTATCGGATTTTACGGTGTACACCACCAATGGTGAAGTTGGTCGCCGTTGGGAAATACTCTACAGATTAATCAACCGTTGTAATGACGTCATTTATTATGCTCCAAATGCTGTGGGCGACAAAGATAAATTAGCCCGCTATGCTAATGAAGCTAAAGCATTAAGAGCATTCGGATATTATTGCCTGGTTACAACTTTTGGTGAAGTGCCTCTGGTTACTGTACCCATGCAGCCGACAGAAATATTAAAGGTTTCACGTGCCAGCATTGAGGACGTATATAATCTCATCATAGCAGACCTTACCGATGCATCTGCCTTACCGGCAAAGAATGCTTACGGTGCCGATGATGCTTACCGCGTAACGCGTGGATTTGCCAAAACCATGCTGGCTAAAACTTATATGTTCAGAAACGATTTTACTTCCGCAGAGAAGGTACTTCACGAAATAGTAGAGGTAGACAAAGACTATACTTTGTTGAGTGATTACGGAATGAACTGGCGCACGGAGTATGAAAACAGTACGGAATCTGTCTTTGAAATTGCAAATAAAGTATATGACAAGACAATTGCTACCGGAACAAACGTTCCTCACTTCTTTACAAGCAGACGGGTGTCGGGTTATCAGGGATATGGATTCCATGTTCCTACTCAAGATCTTTATGATGCATTTGATGTCGATGATCCACGTATTACTTACGTGTTTACTCAAACGGGCGACAGATACAAAGGAGACACAGACGAACAAGACAATACAGAGTCTTCAAGCGGATATCAAGATTATAAGATGACTGTTCCAACTGTTGAGAAACAAGGATTTGATGTGTGGATGATTAGTTATAACATACGTTTAATACGCTACTCGGATGTTCTCTTAATGTATGCTGAAACACTAAATGAGAATGGAAAATCGGGACTTGCTCTCCCCTATTTGAATGAAGTAAGAGGAAGAGCCCGCAATACAGCAGCGACGGATCCGAGAAGAGACAAGCAGAAATATGTTCCCGCTACTACAGCCAATTCTTTGCTCAACATTACAGAAACCAATCAAGACGCACTCCGAACAATCATTTGGCATGAACGCCGTTGCGAATTAGCCATGGAAGGATGGAGACGTGATGACTTGATGAGACAAAAGCGTTTCGGAACTGTGATGCGTGCTTATGCAAGTAAGTATAGCACATCCAAAGGTGCTAACTTTAATGATGAAAGAGACTATTTATTGCCTATTCCGCAAGGTGAGCGAGATAAGAGCAATGACATATTAAGTCAGAATCCGGGTTATTAA
- a CDS encoding TonB-dependent receptor, whose amino-acid sequence MSKHVFSLTLFLFVCISTFAQQTKKISGSVYDSNTGEALIGVSVLEVGTANGTITDLDGKYSLGISSSKVAFSYVGYMTQTVNVTKDGTLDVKLISDNKLDEIVVIGYGTQRKSDLTGALASISSKDIKNYAVSNASELLTGKAAGVFVAASSGQPGSDAVIRVRGLGTVNDNNPLFVVDGQFMNNISSLNPSDIERMEVLKDASACAIYGSKGSNGVILITTKGGIKGQTIVTLDAYAGVKNSYKALKMMNSEQYYNFITEAYKNDASFQSSMKEKFTNQYKKGYDTNWWDAVTRSAFNQNYNLSIRTGTDKSRSSLSIGYMDDQGAIITTEFKRLSLKLNQEYDINNYITVGTNINLAKIKKRDAGAIPSFDFIQKADPFTPVINPLVDPSSQNYQYNKYAPTEWSYDPNPVAMLELPNRYNDVFNVFGNAFAQLKLYKNLSYRVQYSFERYHDTFKDFRPIYTSTFSDDNLANKESKYSTETQLNNNSDVTFNYLVEQRLNYNATIGKHKLDAMVAMTYEKNKNETINAFKRNALGNEEIYQILSAQTAGDKVSGSKETSSMLSYLGRINYVYDDRYLATVNFRADGSSKFAKNNRWGYFPSVSLGWRISNEEFFKNMSVENAISNLKLRVGWGQNGNQRIDRDAPLTLIGTNDEMQWYYGNGYSQGYVPTYVGNADIKWETSQQTNIGLDMSFLKSSLDVSMDFYVKKTSDMLLSMPIPSFGAFPNSPFFNAGDLKNTGFELVVNYRNQIGKDFNYNVGLNMSAYKTKVTKLTSEYLSGDVSRTYVGGPIGRFWGYKQIGIFQNQEEINSYVDKSGTKIQPNAQPGDFKFAKLGESGALNDDDDRTFIGDPNPDLIYGFNLGFNYKSFDLSMAFQGTLGNDIWNVAKGTLSSAGRQNALEEAYTKAWTKEGDNAKYPRITNSDSNNNMRSSSFYVEDGSYLRLQNVQIGYSIPSIICQKSKMFSSCRLYVSGQNLFTLTGYSGLDPELGISNALNMGVDATRYPSSRTFTLGVNLQF is encoded by the coding sequence ATGAGTAAACATGTATTTTCTCTAACACTTTTTCTTTTTGTTTGCATAAGTACATTTGCACAGCAAACGAAGAAAATCTCAGGTTCAGTATACGATAGTAATACTGGAGAGGCTTTGATTGGAGTTTCGGTACTCGAAGTAGGAACAGCCAATGGCACTATAACAGACCTTGATGGCAAGTATTCACTAGGCATATCATCAAGTAAGGTTGCATTTTCGTATGTCGGTTATATGACTCAAACAGTAAACGTTACAAAGGACGGAACTTTAGATGTAAAGCTTATATCCGATAATAAGCTGGATGAGATTGTGGTCATTGGTTACGGTACACAAAGAAAGAGCGATCTTACCGGTGCTTTGGCTTCTATTAGTAGCAAAGACATTAAGAACTATGCTGTTTCTAATGCATCCGAACTACTTACAGGTAAAGCTGCCGGTGTGTTTGTTGCAGCCAGTTCGGGTCAACCGGGTTCGGATGCAGTCATTCGTGTCAGAGGTTTGGGTACTGTTAACGACAACAATCCATTATTTGTTGTCGATGGACAGTTCATGAACAACATCAGCAGTTTGAATCCTTCCGACATTGAGCGTATGGAAGTGCTGAAAGATGCATCAGCCTGTGCTATCTATGGATCAAAAGGGTCGAACGGCGTCATTCTGATTACAACTAAAGGAGGAATTAAAGGACAGACTATTGTAACGTTGGATGCTTATGCAGGAGTCAAAAACAGCTATAAGGCATTAAAGATGATGAATAGTGAGCAATATTATAACTTCATAACTGAAGCTTACAAGAATGATGCAAGCTTTCAGAGTTCGATGAAAGAGAAATTCACCAATCAATATAAAAAAGGTTATGACACTAATTGGTGGGATGCAGTTACCCGCTCGGCGTTTAATCAGAACTACAACTTAAGTATCCGTACAGGTACTGATAAATCAAGATCATCTCTCAGCATAGGGTATATGGATGACCAAGGTGCTATTATAACAACCGAATTCAAAAGACTTTCTTTAAAGTTAAACCAAGAATATGATATTAACAACTACATAACGGTAGGCACAAACATCAATTTGGCTAAGATAAAGAAACGTGATGCAGGGGCGATTCCTTCATTTGACTTTATACAAAAAGCCGACCCGTTTACTCCGGTAATCAATCCGTTGGTAGATCCATCTTCTCAGAACTATCAATACAACAAATATGCTCCTACCGAATGGTCTTATGATCCAAATCCGGTGGCCATGCTTGAGTTGCCTAACAGATATAATGATGTTTTTAATGTGTTCGGCAATGCCTTTGCACAACTTAAACTATACAAGAATCTGTCTTACCGGGTACAATATAGTTTTGAAAGATATCACGATACATTCAAAGATTTCCGTCCAATCTATACCTCTACTTTCTCTGACGACAATCTGGCTAACAAAGAAAGTAAATATAGCACTGAAACCCAATTGAACAATAATAGTGATGTTACCTTTAATTATCTGGTAGAGCAACGTCTTAATTATAACGCCACCATTGGCAAACATAAACTGGATGCAATGGTAGCTATGACTTACGAGAAAAATAAGAATGAAACAATCAATGCTTTCAAGAGAAATGCGTTGGGAAACGAAGAAATTTATCAGATACTTAGTGCACAAACTGCCGGCGATAAAGTTTCGGGCTCAAAAGAGACCTCTTCCATGTTATCATATCTCGGACGTATCAACTATGTATACGACGATAGATATCTGGCAACAGTGAACTTCCGTGCCGACGGTTCTTCAAAATTCGCCAAAAATAATCGTTGGGGATATTTCCCTTCTGTATCATTGGGATGGAGAATTAGCAATGAGGAATTCTTCAAAAACATGAGTGTTGAAAATGCGATCTCTAATTTGAAACTGCGTGTGGGTTGGGGACAAAACGGTAACCAGCGTATTGACAGGGATGCACCGCTGACTTTGATCGGGACAAACGATGAGATGCAATGGTATTATGGCAATGGCTATTCACAAGGTTATGTACCTACCTATGTAGGAAATGCTGATATTAAATGGGAAACCAGTCAGCAAACCAATATCGGTTTGGACATGTCTTTCTTGAAAAGCAGCTTAGATGTAAGTATGGATTTTTACGTGAAGAAGACAAGTGACATGCTACTCAGTATGCCTATTCCTTCATTCGGCGCATTTCCTAACAGTCCTTTCTTCAATGCAGGTGATTTGAAGAATACCGGTTTCGAATTGGTAGTCAACTATCGTAATCAAATTGGTAAGGATTTCAATTATAATGTAGGCTTGAACATGTCTGCCTACAAAACAAAGGTAACCAAGCTTACTTCTGAATATTTAAGTGGAGATGTGAGCCGTACCTATGTAGGTGGCCCTATTGGACGCTTCTGGGGATACAAACAAATCGGTATCTTCCAGAATCAGGAAGAAATAAATAGCTATGTGGATAAGAGTGGAACAAAAATTCAGCCGAACGCTCAACCGGGAGATTTCAAATTTGCCAAACTGGGTGAATCCGGTGCGTTGAACGATGATGATGATCGTACCTTTATTGGTGACCCGAATCCGGATTTGATTTACGGATTCAACTTAGGATTCAATTATAAGAGTTTCGATCTTAGCATGGCATTCCAAGGAACACTCGGTAATGATATATGGAACGTGGCAAAAGGTACTCTTTCATCAGCCGGGCGCCAGAATGCCTTGGAAGAAGCTTATACAAAAGCCTGGACAAAAGAGGGAGATAACGCCAAATATCCGCGTATCACCAACTCCGACAGTAACAATAACATGAGAAGTTCTTCTTTCTATGTTGAGGATGGTTCATACCTTCGCTTACAGAACGTGCAGATCGGATATAGTATCCCAAGCATCATCTGCCAAAAGAGCAAAATGTTTTCAAGTTGCAGACTCTACGTAAGTGGACAAAACCTCTTCACTCTAACCGGCTATTCCGGGCTTGATCCGGAATTAGGTATCAGCAATGCATTAAATATGGGAGTAGATGCCACACGTTATCCGTCCTCGCGCACGTTTACCCTCGGAGTTAATTTGCAATTTTAA